TTCAAATAGAGTTAAACAAAAATATCTAAGTTCTTTATTGATTTTGATTACATACTGGCAAAATTTCCAGCCATTTTCATCAATCATACTTTCTGATATAAAGGCATTTTTAATAGAATTCAACCGGGGTGGGGGCCCCCTTCCCTCTTATCTCCAATCAAAACTCTCCAACCGGCTAAGCCCCGTAAAACGTACGTGAAAACccatggatgtagcattgctcatccTTTTATTAAGGGTAAAACAAACTCAAAGAAAAAATATCACACCAATAGAATTAACTCACGAAAGCAACCAGTGCGGGAATTTACCTGCCCTTAAGTGATTGCAATGTTTCTTCATCAGATGATACTGGATGATTATCGTTGTTGTCATCCTTACTGCTTAATCGATGAAGCCTTTTCCTCCTGCGCCTGAAAATGCAAGCTAGACTTAATGACAAGTAACAACCAATTAGCTATTAAATCACACTAATTTCTTTTAATAATGTGCTTAGGGCAATGTATGCACTAGTTTTGACGTCTTTAACATGTTAAATTGTGGATTCCATCTTTACTGATAACTGTGCATAGCTGAATTTCAAGCTTGTAATACAGGCTCACAGCCATGGAGGAAGAATGGCACAGCTCGTCCTTTATAATACTCACCGGGTGCTTTCTGGCTTCGGATCGTCCAGCACATCGTTTTGTGGTTGTGTAACCAGACCTTCAGCTGAAAGAGATGCCTCTGGAATTTTTGTCCTCCTAGTGACACTCCTGAGACCTAGCTGTGTAAGCTTTCGAGAAATTTGAGCCGACGATATCTTTCCACTGGGATCTAGAGCTTCAGCAATTAGATGACTGTATTTACGATCATCCTTATATCTGTAACATACAAGGAATAAACATTCaggcatcatcatgtgattcatgcCCAAGTACTAAACAATAAACATTATTACATACTCATAAGCAGTACAAACATCAGGAACTTATTTTCCGTTCCAGCTTAGCAAAGCATGTTATACGAATTGATCAGTGATCTTATCCTTTCTTGACATAAATTGATCACTTACTTCTCGTGAAGATCTCTGATAAGCTTCTCTTGCTCTTCATTAAAAATGGAACGCCCTCGTCTCTTTGGGACCTCTTTATTCTGAGAGCCTCTAGATATAGTAGTCCTAAATCAAGTAAATCTAATCAAAGAGCTAGTCTAGGGAAAGCATCTGTGTTTAAATGCAGAGCTAGATATAAAACAAACCTATCATTATCCTCAGCTTCACCTTCACTGTCTGAAAGTGACAGTAATATGCTCCTTTTGTCTCTGGCACCCATGCTCTTCTGAGTATCACCTTCACGTTCACCAGAAGATGAATCTCCATTCCTGTTCACATGCACACACGAATGAAAATAAATTATCTCATTCACACTATATTAATGGACAATTGGGCATATACAAGACAAACTTACTTATCACCATCATATGGTTCATGTGGTATATCATAGTCAGCTTCATCGTCACCAAGAGAATCTGCTATATTTACTGGACCTCCCCATCCTTTACTTGAACCAACTTCACCACCCTTATTGTTAACATCTCCCTTGAACTCATTCAGTAGATAATCAGCGTCAATGCAATGGCATTCCTTTCTTGTCTTCCAAAAGAGGGCATCAACAAATAACAGTGGCTGTTTTTTCATTGCTCTCACCAACTTCCTTACAATTTTAGAAAGAAAATTTACAATATTTGCATACTCCTTTGAACTCGAAGACTTCTGTTCAACTAATATATCATAGAAAGTAGTCAGAAGCGATAGCTGCAAAAGACGGGCAGTATAATGTCAGATCCCAACAAAATACAGCCCTGATGAAGAATATATGACAGTGAGCTATTACCTGATATAGCATTGGTGACACATCTAGATCTTCACAGAATCTCCGCAGCATGCATATGATGTAGTGGTTTGTTCGAAAGGAGTTAGTCTTATAGTACTTCAACAACCAGCATATATTTTGGACAACAGAATTGTTGGCTAGGCTGGATATTAACCGCGATACGTTAAAATCAACTTCACTTGTAGCTGGGGGGCAATCATCACTTGAAGAATCTGAAGCATCTTcctcttcattaatggtatttcttttcttttcagcACTGCCTGCAGAAGATGGATCACCTCCAGGCTGTGTGGTACAAGTATCTTCCTCTTCGTTAAtgggatttcttttcttttcaccACTGCCTGCAGAAGATGGATCACCACCAAGCTGTGTGGTACAAGTATCTTCCTCTTCATTAatgggatttctttccttttcACCACTGCCTGCAGAAGATGGATCACCTCCAAGCTGTGTGGTGCTCTCCAGATTAACAGCCGTATCCACAATTGTATCTGGCAGATCTGTGCCATCGGAATCAACTTTTCCTTGCTCTAAGAGAGTAGGTTCTGCTAGAGGATCCTCACTTCTCAAATCTGGAAGTGAATCAGATGTAGCTTTAGTCCCATCTGTTGGGTCTATACAGCTTTGCTCCACATTCTCTGTTTCAGGTTCGATACTCTGATGTTTGTCATCTGACGTCTTCCTTTTTCTGCCCTTTCTTGTCCTTTTCGCAACCTAAATTGAGGTGGTGATTAATAATCAGATCAAGAAGGGAGGAGGGTCGGTTGCTTCAGCATGAAGCTTGTCATCTTTACATAAGCAGTTGAAATTTGGTACaataaaatgtactccctccgtcccataatagaagaacgtttttgacactagtgtagtgtcaaaaacgttcttatattatgggacggagggagtagttgctgaAAAATGAAGATCCACACTTCATGTAACTTGTGGTGGACCATACAAGCAAGAATATATTGACGTTGGGACTGAAAACAACATACCCTTAAAGCACCACGTGCTTGAAGCTTCTCCATCAGCTGTAGCATGATATGAACTGTTTCTAGTAAATCCGCAAGAGCACTGATAAGAACAGACAAGTGAAACAATGGTTGGAAGCATATAAAAGTAGAGTATACATAAAGTTGGTTGAATGAATTAACAAAATAGTGTGGACCTCCATTGTGCAGAAAAAAACTACTGTACATCGAATTCCTGAAATACCCTTTCGAAAAACCACAGGGTGAGGGTGCAACAACTTGCACATTCATAGATCCCACTTTTATCATTAGACATCACAAGAGTTTCAACTTACAATGTGCACCCATTAGCTAAATGTAGTAGAATGTGCACCCACTTGTATTTTCAGGTGCAATGGAGGAAGAAAGAAAATTGTGCACCCAATGTATTGGAGATGTACATTGGACTTTTGTAAAGCAGGCAAACAACTAGAGTGCATCCCTTTCATAATGGAAAAAGGTTAAATGGAGAACTGCTTGAAGTACATGTTGAGAACAAGACTATTATTCTAATGGATGTTTATAAGTTGTATATACATGTGGAGCATCATTTCTACCAAGACAAGTATGCACAAATTGCAAAGTAAAGTTTCTATCAAATACATGTCAGAGAAGCATAATAGCAATTTGGTGTCTTTGCATATACCGAAGCTTCATGTTTAAGCAGCAAATAAAGAGTATATAACATATAAATAAATATGAATTTCTGAAAAAGGAACTTTTGTATAAACCTTTTTGGTTGCTTATGAGTATCAAAAGATCTGAACAAGTTCAGGAGAAACTGAGTCAGGCCTTGTTCTGTCTGATCATAGAACAGCTTATACAGTAAAACACGGGCTGTTTGAGATTCCCTTGAATCTTCAGGATGAACTTTCACCACCAAATATATCATGCCAATCTGCAAAAGGAAGATTGTTCAGTGTGTGGATTCGAATAAGTCAAAGATAGAGACCATGAAAACATACTAAAGGAACGCGTTAAGGGAATTATGAGACTAAGCAAGTTCATATTTCTTAAGAAAATTAAATTCTCCTTTTCACACTAGCAATGTATTGTGATTCTCTTCGTAGACCACGTTTAACAGAGTTCTCATTCTCAGACAACAAAGGATAAATACAAATAACCAATAGATCCTATATGCAGTTTATGAAGCTTAACAAATTAATATCTAGTTACAAGTTAGGCACTTAGTAGTTGATACTTGGTCATTACCATCAACATTCAGCAAGCAGTGAAGTTGATAAATAAATCATACTACTTGCTGGTAGTGAAATGGCTTCAAACTTTGCCTACTTATGGATAAACAGTAAACAAACCAAGCTCAAGCCTAGTTTCAACCTCTACTTTTCTTTTTAAACGATATCAAAGTTGGCAATCCAAATTTGGTTTTGGCGCAGCTATCTGAGCAGTACTCCATTTACTTGTTATAAACCTTTTTCAGGAAAAGAAACTGAACCAAGCTCAACGAAAACAATGGATCAAATCTTCAAAGTTAAGCCTGGGCGATTTTACTCAGACTTCACTTGTTTAAACCATTACTATTTTCGTTTTAGAATGTCAATGTCAAGATAGTGGTATGCAGACCGTTCTCAAGCTCATTGGCTCAGGAAAAAAATTGGAGAGAGAAATATGCAACTGGTTATACAAGATCTAAGTAGTGTCCCTGTCTTTCTTAAATGTACGGGATACATATTTGCTTACCATGTTCTTCATTAAGGAGCCAGCAGCTGAAAGAGTTTTGTAATCCTTAGTATGCTTCAGGTCTTCATAGGCCTCACGCCACCTGGACAAGACTATATTGAACATATCTTCGTTTAATGTGGCTGCAACAGGTCCACATATGTCACCACGAAATGGCAGATCATCACATTCATTGCCTGGTGAAGTCTCAGACAGCTGGGGCCCAGCACTTGATTTCTAAACAAAAAAAATGACACGTCAAAAAACAGCATGACAACAAGATGACAGACACATTTCTGCATGAATAGTTATAATCATGGTATTCTGTCCAATTAAGATAATGTATTCCCTAAAAAAAGGTAACAAACTCACACATAAAAAATCTAGCAAAACAAGACAAGATAACGAAGTTGCATGTATTGTAAAAAAAACACTGACGTACAACTTAAGTTGCATGCATTGCATTAGTGAAGATAAAATCAACTATATATGATCAGATATTGGCTATTCCAGTCAACATTGCCCAGGTGATAAAAACATGGAACAACAATTAGATATAGGAAAATGCAGCATCACAGCCCATGAGTTCAGTTCCAAACCTGAGCATTTGATGTTTTCTCGTGTTGAAAAGCTAAGACAAAGCAAACGACTTTGAAGAATGTAATGTTATCAGATTTCTCAATAGAATGATGCTGCTTCACGATATCATCACAAACAGACTGCATCAGGACTGAAAAGCACTGTGTTATCTCAAGCTTACAAAAATATAGGACACAGTAATAGTTTTGGAAAAGGAGCGCTTAAGTTACCATTATATCCTCCAGATAAAAATTGATCCATGAAACTTCTTAGCATTTCCATA
The sequence above is a segment of the Triticum dicoccoides isolate Atlit2015 ecotype Zavitan chromosome 1A, WEW_v2.0, whole genome shotgun sequence genome. Coding sequences within it:
- the LOC119292792 gene encoding protein timeless homolog isoform X5 codes for the protein MDSAMLSLTCAGLGAAEEDDDGGAVGYVKGEHCLDNLKDLQRLLRRDDPERREVFKQVCKWRIASRDLVPIIENYQSDRNLVITAVKVLVFLTMPVDPSSEDVAQQIEYLWDLKAALTRNVAIAVIVSLLEDPLDHLERTSFTEDDWKLVQLVLTLLRNVLAIQEITLPQKASGEATQLLYLADSFLELMFKENMMDLILVLAQHIDEPSGYLKHENLLLLEIFHYLFLGRDPELIAKVRPEGSKVNGDIDTSVDSLRLMMEKEEREKRMFRQRNAENHALNGIFTCLAVDGSKSLCKGNPSSAMSSANSLRKMRNVQRGPQKRIAWDNELLYIPKEGVMEMLRSFMDQFLSGGYNVLMQSVCDDIVKQHHSIEKSDNITFFKVVCFVLAFQHEKTSNAQKSSAGPQLSETSPGNECDDLPFRGDICGPVAATLNEDMFNIVLSRWREAYEDLKHTKDYKTLSAAGSLMKNMIGMIYLVVKVHPEDSRESQTARVLLYKLFYDQTEQGLTQFLLNLFRSFDTHKQPKSALADLLETVHIMLQLMEKLQARGALRVAKRTRKGRKRKTSDDKHQSIEPETENVEQSCIDPTDGTKATSDSLPDLRSEDPLAEPTLLEQGKVDSDGTDLPDTIVDTAVNLESTTQLGGDPSSAGSGEKERNPINEEEDTCTTQLGGDPSSAGSGEKKRNPINEEEDTCTTQPGGDPSSAGSAEKKRNTINEEEDASDSSSDDCPPATSEVDFNVSRLISSLANNSVVQNICWLLKYYKTNSFRTNHYIICMLRRFCEDLDVSPMLYQLSLLTTFYDILVEQKSSSSKEYANIVNFLSKIVRKLVRAMKKQPLLFVDALFWKTRKECHCIDADYLLNEFKGDVNNKGGEVGSSKGWGGPVNIADSLGDDEADYDIPHEPYDGDKNGDSSSGEREGDTQKSMGARDKRSILLSLSDSEGEAEDNDRTTISRGSQNKEVPKRRGRSIFNEEQEKLIRDLHEKYKDDRKYSHLIAEALDPSGKISSAQISRKLTQLGLRSVTRRTKIPEASLSAEGLVTQPQNDVLDDPKPESTRRRRKRLHRLSSKDDNNDNHPVSSDEETLQSLKGRTKNKELPSVDLSSSKSQHQEASQGDSDDETIGSLLSRGKKKRLSTSDVSENKQEHLDSSKNIAPGVETIGSNIITKNKELPSVDLAPSISQHQEASQGTDSDDATIGSLLGRGKKKRLSTSDITENKQEDLDSSKNIGLGIETIGSNAITKNKELPSVDLVPSISQHQETSQGTDSDDETIGFLLSRGKKKRLSTSDIAENKQDLDSSKNTGRGVETIGSNIIPKNKELASVDLPPGISQHQEASQGTDSDDETIGSLLRGKKRRLSTSDVTENRQEHQDSSKNIVLDNETVGSNVMDAPLHPELNSSNDKGGDAELLDDFSEPELDGGEDTEQRTIDDRDMPESGDMAGSNVSQKTGLKRRHRMVIDDDDDE